From Asterias rubens chromosome 6, eAstRub1.3, whole genome shotgun sequence, one genomic window encodes:
- the LOC117291554 gene encoding neurotrophin-3-like isoform X1, protein MDSLECCLTMERRHLQTRGQHIDSLCLRRLITLAIFLLPWAICNAAPWQLSDYKKGHWTNDTQTGTVSRKRQYNSYHVEGSTRGCKREHSTNSRRHHRHHNRHKSKDNEVFPAVRSSNILNEIPTYVSDLVAFSPVKPVKPPWSPEAVLSADMNEVTGRHHREKRSTTGRGEPYQAACERDASWVEKSWAYDLFGNNVTVVNEITTSDGKQMKQWFYQTTCKRTPELARAPSPCAGIDAQVYESECEEKLSFVYAVVRTPKGEQGWNWVTISTSCNCAFRQRASPMRRTPLTAYSSSDSRTQPTLSRER, encoded by the exons ATGGATAGTTTGGAATGTTGTTTGACGATGGAGAGGAGGCATCTGCAAACTCGTGGACAACACATTGACTCG TTGTGCTTACGGCGCCTAATTACCCTTGCAATCTTCCTATTACCTTGGGCCATCTGTAACGCAGCCCCCTGGCAACTATCAGACTACAAAAAGGGGCACTGGACCAACGACACTCAGACGGGAACAGTGTCACGTAAAAGACAATACAATAGTTATCATGTGGAGGGAAGTACACGAGGCTGCAAACGAGAGCATAGTACCAACAGCCGCCGACACCATCGCCACCACAATCGGCACAAGAGCAAAGACAACGAAGTGTTCCCAGCAGTCAGGTCTAGCAACATCCTAAATGAAATACCGACCTATGTGTCAGACTTAGTGGCATTTTCGCCAGTCAAACCCGTCAAACCTCCCTGGTCACCGGAGGCTGTTTTGAGCGCAGATATGAATGAGGTGACGGGGCGGCATCACCGTGAGAAGCGAAGCACCACTGGGAGGGGTGAACCATACCAAGCTGCCTGCGAACGGGACGCAAGCTGGGTGGAGAAGAGCTGGGCCTACGACCTCTTCGGTAACAACGTCACTGTAGTCAATGAGATCACAACCTCGGACGGTAAGCAAATGAAACAGTGGTTTTACCAGACAACTTGCAAGAGAACTCCTGAACTGGCTCGAGCACCCAGTCCTTGTGCTGGGATCGATGCGCAGGTATACGAGTCCGAGTGTGAAGAAAAACTATCCTTCGTTTACGCCGTAGTGCGTACACCAAAAGGAGAGCAGGGATGGAACTGGGTGACTATCAGTACGTCATGTAACTGTGCGTTCAGACAAAGGGCAAGCCCAATGAGAAGAACGCCATTGACCGCCTATTCCTCAAGCGACTCTCGCACACAACCAACTTTATCGAGAGAGCGATGA
- the LOC117291554 gene encoding neurotrophin-3-like isoform X2, whose amino-acid sequence MAPCRHIRLADLMGETGQQLCLRRLITLAIFLLPWAICNAAPWQLSDYKKGHWTNDTQTGTVSRKRQYNSYHVEGSTRGCKREHSTNSRRHHRHHNRHKSKDNEVFPAVRSSNILNEIPTYVSDLVAFSPVKPVKPPWSPEAVLSADMNEVTGRHHREKRSTTGRGEPYQAACERDASWVEKSWAYDLFGNNVTVVNEITTSDGKQMKQWFYQTTCKRTPELARAPSPCAGIDAQVYESECEEKLSFVYAVVRTPKGEQGWNWVTISTSCNCAFRQRASPMRRTPLTAYSSSDSRTQPTLSRER is encoded by the coding sequence TTGTGCTTACGGCGCCTAATTACCCTTGCAATCTTCCTATTACCTTGGGCCATCTGTAACGCAGCCCCCTGGCAACTATCAGACTACAAAAAGGGGCACTGGACCAACGACACTCAGACGGGAACAGTGTCACGTAAAAGACAATACAATAGTTATCATGTGGAGGGAAGTACACGAGGCTGCAAACGAGAGCATAGTACCAACAGCCGCCGACACCATCGCCACCACAATCGGCACAAGAGCAAAGACAACGAAGTGTTCCCAGCAGTCAGGTCTAGCAACATCCTAAATGAAATACCGACCTATGTGTCAGACTTAGTGGCATTTTCGCCAGTCAAACCCGTCAAACCTCCCTGGTCACCGGAGGCTGTTTTGAGCGCAGATATGAATGAGGTGACGGGGCGGCATCACCGTGAGAAGCGAAGCACCACTGGGAGGGGTGAACCATACCAAGCTGCCTGCGAACGGGACGCAAGCTGGGTGGAGAAGAGCTGGGCCTACGACCTCTTCGGTAACAACGTCACTGTAGTCAATGAGATCACAACCTCGGACGGTAAGCAAATGAAACAGTGGTTTTACCAGACAACTTGCAAGAGAACTCCTGAACTGGCTCGAGCACCCAGTCCTTGTGCTGGGATCGATGCGCAGGTATACGAGTCCGAGTGTGAAGAAAAACTATCCTTCGTTTACGCCGTAGTGCGTACACCAAAAGGAGAGCAGGGATGGAACTGGGTGACTATCAGTACGTCATGTAACTGTGCGTTCAGACAAAGGGCAAGCCCAATGAGAAGAACGCCATTGACCGCCTATTCCTCAAGCGACTCTCGCACACAACCAACTTTATCGAGAGAGCGATGA